TCGCCGCGTGGCGCGCCCGGCGGCAATTCGCCTGGGCCCGCGGCGAGGCCGCGATCGCCTCCATCCTCGGCTTCATCCTCCAGCGCGTCGGCCTCGGCCTCCAGTCCGCCAACCCCAGCGACGCCATGCTCGCGCACCGGCCCGCCTTCACCGTCCACCCCGGCGAGTCCGGCGCGACGGCCGTCCGCCGCCTCATGGACATGGTCCCGGACCTCCTCCACTTCCGAGGCCGCATTGCCCGCCTCACCCTCCCGCAGCCCACGGACGCCGCCGGCTACGCCTTCGGCAGCTACCACCCCGTCCACGACATCCGCCTGGCCGCCAGCGCCCCCGACGCCACCCGCGTCCAGGTCTTCGGCGGTGCCACCGACGGCACGACGGCCGTCGGCGAGGCCCTCGACCACCGCGCCATCCCCCTCCTCGGCGAGCGCCTCCGCCAGGTCAACGACCTCAACCAGGACACCCTGGCCAAAGTCGAGTCCCACGCCGCCGCGCTCCTGGCCCGCGCCCGCCGCGACGCCCTCTCCGGCGAGCTCGTCGCCCCGCCCAACGTCGCCCTGGAGATCCACGACGTCGTAGCCATCCACACCCCCAACACAACCGCCGTCGAGCGAATGCGCGTAGCCGCCCTCGACCTTGACTACCGCCGCACCGGCACGCCCCGCTACCAGCAAAAGATCACCCTGAGCGGCCTATAACGCCACCAACAAAGGAGGACCCATGCTCACAGAAATCCACAAAGCCACCATCCGAACCTTCAACGCGACAACCTACACCGCCACCGTCCAGATCACCGGCAGCCTCGCAACCTGGCTCGCCGACGTCCCGGTCGCCCGCAACATCCCCGCCACCGCCGTCACCGACGGCCGCACCTGCGCCGTCCTCTTCTTCGACGCCGGCAACCCGTCGGACGCCGTCGTGCTCGCGGTGTACGGGTAGGGACCGCTTTGTAATTGGCACACCTAATAGCGTGGCTGGTATACAATGGCCCCAAGGGCCTTCCGATACAAATGCAGCCAGCCTGGGCGGCAGTTGTTGAACGGGAAATGGGGAACGGGCTATGAGCACTGCTCAAACGGTAATCTTGCGGGTATTGTCCAATTCAAGGACGCCTATGCCTACAACCAAGCTTGTGAAGCTGGTTTACCTCATCGACTATTCCTACTTCGAACACTACGGCGAGACCCTGACCGGTTTCCAATATATGTGGGACCACCACGGGCCGAACGCCCTTAGCCATGCCATCAAGGCCGAAGCGGAACTCTTGGCTGAACGCGGCATGGTGCGAATTCTTCACAAGCCCAACATTTACGACAGTGTGACCACCGAGTTCAGCCTGGCCGATGGCGTTCAGATGGGGCGCCTGGATTCTGGTGCTGAGATGGTAGTCTCGGACATCCTGCACCTCTATGGCCACTACTCGGTCAAGAGGATTACCGCCCTCAGCAAGAAGACCAAGCCCTTTCGGAACGCGAACCAGTACGATCCGTTGGTATTCGACCAATCGGCGCCGGTGGAACGTGGCGAGCCGGGTGACTGGGAAGCCCACCGGAGCGAGATTGAAGAGCTGGGTACCACCTCGCAAGAGGAGATCATGGCCGAGTATGGCCTGAACTAGTGGCTACCCGGCGGTTTTTCCTCTCACCCTCTGCCCGCCGGTTTCTGGACGCTCAGGACAACCAGACTAGAGGCCGCCTAGTCGATATCCTCCTCTGGCTCTGCGAGCACCCCTACCGCGACCCTGAGGATCCCAACAAGTCCATGTTCCTCGCCCCGCCCGTCATGATGCGCATGTACCAGGACTACTTTCACTGGGTCATCTACTACCTGGACGGAGATTCGGAAGCGGGCGTGGAGCCCGATGCGCGGCTCGTCGTGGCCAACATTGGGCGCGTGGGTGAACAACCGCGACTGACTCGGCCATCGTAAGCCCCCGCCTTGCCCCCACTCCCGCTGCCCAGCACAATGCAGTCATGGGCGCCTAATACGGCCAGCGCGAGAGTACGCAGTGATCGAGATCCCCGACAACGAAGCGGGACCCTCCAGTCGCCCCGACTGGACCTCACGCCAATGGTGCAGCGCGACGCCCCAGACCTCTTTGCCCTCCTGAGAGATCCGGCCCTCCACGAGTTTTCGACAGATCCACCGCCTGCGCATCGCGATGAAGTCCAGGCGAGAATCCGTGTGTGGGAATCGCGACGCTCGCCCTCGCAGGATGACCTGTGGCTGAATTGGACCCTGCGCCTCCGGCAGAGCGGGATCGCAGTGGGGTACATCCAGGCGACAGTCTATGAATATGCCGCCGAGCTGGCCTGGGTCATCGGCGCCCCCTTCCAGCGGCAGGGATACGCAACTGAAGCCGCTCAACGCGTCGCGAGGTGGGCTCTCGACTACTTCAAGGTCGCAGAGCTACGTGCCAGCATCCACCCCGACCACATCGCCTCCCAAAGAGTCGCAGCAAACGTCGGCCTCCAACCCAGCGGCGTGTTCACCTATGAAGGCGAGGAGATCTGGGTGAATCGTTATAGGTGAGCAGTCGTTGCGTGGTCTACCCCGACCCCATCATCCCCTCGCCGACGTGGTGGTGCTGGCCGTCTCCGAATAGGATGCCTGATATTCCCAAGGCTCAGCGCGCTGACGCCTCAATAGCGCAGAAACTTCATGGGAAATGCAACAATGGTTGTTGGATGGTAGACTGCGCCATGCAACTAAAGTTGGATGAAGTACGCCTGAGTTCGAGGCGAGGGGTCATTCTAGGAGGCGAGTAAGTGGACCGATTGCAGCTAAAAGTTGAATTCGTCGTGCAGGTGGAAGATCGGAACGACTACTGGTGCGCCAGCGTCGAGAAGATGCCGGTCTTCACCTACGGCAAGACCGAACAAGAGGCGCGGGAGGAAGCCGAGCGAGTGTTGGCGGACGTCGTGCGCCGGTGCCATGAGCGTGCGGGCGTTTCAGGTCTCTTGACGTACCTTCACCGCCAGGGTGTCGCATTCGACATCAAGAGTGGCCGGAGAACGAGACAGGAGTCCAGCACGCGCAAGAGGGTGCAACTCACGGAGGAATTGGAACTCCGTGAGGCTGCTTAGCAAGCGCGATGTCATCGACTGCTTCGAACAGTTCAGCTTCGTAACCCAGGAAGCCCTTGGCCATGGATGGTTCTACCACCGGGACGAACTCTACGCCGAAGTCTATGTCGCATTCCTCAACGACTCGGTCGTCTATGACGACGTTCAGCGCGCCTTGGGAGA
The genomic region above belongs to Chloroflexota bacterium and contains:
- a CDS encoding GNAT family N-acetyltransferase produces the protein MQSWAPNTASARVRSDRDPRQRSGTLQSPRLDLTPMVQRDAPDLFALLRDPALHEFSTDPPPAHRDEVQARIRVWESRRSPSQDDLWLNWTLRLRQSGIAVGYIQATVYEYAAELAWVIGAPFQRQGYATEAAQRVARWALDYFKVAELRASIHPDHIASQRVAANVGLQPSGVFTYEGEEIWVNRYR
- a CDS encoding DUF4065 domain-containing protein, which gives rise to MPTTKLVKLVYLIDYSYFEHYGETLTGFQYMWDHHGPNALSHAIKAEAELLAERGMVRILHKPNIYDSVTTEFSLADGVQMGRLDSGAEMVVSDILHLYGHYSVKRITALSKKTKPFRNANQYDPLVFDQSAPVERGEPGDWEAHRSEIEELGTTSQEEIMAEYGLN